The following is a genomic window from Cygnus atratus isolate AKBS03 ecotype Queensland, Australia chromosome 8, CAtr_DNAZoo_HiC_assembly, whole genome shotgun sequence.
cctCCCATGTGCACATCAGCTGTGCAGCCGAGCATCCTCTTAGCACAGACAAGCAACAGCCCTGATGGCTGAGCTGGGACTGCAAGCACAGGCTGGTTTAGAGCAGGAGGGGAACTGCATGAGCCTACCAGCAGGAATAAGCCATTTTGTACAGAGAAAACGCATCCAAGACAGTTTCTTGACTCTCGAGCAGGCGCAAGCAGGGCCCCTGTGTGCACAGCCCCTCTGGAACTTGGCTGAGTCAGGTGCAATTTGCTGGAATTTCCCTGGTGTCAGTAAGAGCCCCCCAGCTTCCCCCCACTCCCCTGTCCAGCACAGCAGATGGTGATTTGCCAGGAAAAGAGCCAAAGCTTGCACCCCTCTGAATCACAACAGCTTTTGCTGAGTTGATAACTTTACCTCAACAAGTAAGGCCATTGCTGTGACCTTACGCTGCTTGTGCGCCTGCGTGTAACTGCAGTATAAGGCAGGTCTTGAGGGCAATGGTAGACCACACTGATGGGACAGGCCCTACACTGCACCACAGGGTTACTATGCATGCTGCGCTCGTGCAGAGGCTTTCAGCAGCTGGTTTGTCTCCCACGAAGATGGCAGACAGAGCTGATCCTGCCTCAAATGGGGGGAAGGGTTAGACGATCTCCTCAATTCTGGGAGCACAAGGAGAGCAGCGGCTCTACCCTGAAGTCCTACATGGCAGTGGCCCTGTTGTTGCTTGTGATCTCTAGATGCAGCAGATCCAGAAGCTGCAGCATGGGGCATGGCAATTCTCTCCAAAGATCTCCCTGTCCAGGGCTGGATGGCAAAGTCACGTAAGGGTTCATGGGGAGATGACAGCAGGGTCACAGGGATGGGTGCATGCTCAGCATTTAGCACCATCAAACGCTTGCAGGAACAAGGCTGGGAAGGATCTCTCTGTGCAAACACATAAATTAATTTACACATAAAATTATGTGCAAATTAAACTCCACATTCACAGAACTTGGGTGTCTCCAAAGAGAACAGACAAGCCAGGGAAAGGCGCTTTCCTTTCTCACCCTCTGAAAACACTTCATTTAAAGAATTCAGTACCTGAAAAGGGTGAAGGAAAGGCTTCCTGACTCCCCCTGTTGCAGCCTCTGCTGGGGCTTGCGTGGGCTGTAGCCAGAGGGAGGAACGTTGTTCgaacaaaagcaaagcccaTGAAACCACAGGGACAGCCCACAGGGGAATATGGCCTGACCCAACTCAACCCGTCTCCTAGCACTGCTGCAAGACGCCACGGGTGGCTCTGATGTGAACTGGATATGGCTCTGCTCACCCAGACCCATCGCTGACAGCCTGCAGCTCCTTAAAAAGGAACTGTTCAGGCCTACTCAGTGCAGCAAAAATGACATATTAGGAGACAGGGATTTTAAAGGACTTGCACTTTACTCAGTAACTCAATGACACCTTCCTTGGTGAGGTACAAAACCTCGCCAGAGTTTTGATCCCAAACCTCAAAGACTGGGGGGTCCTCACAAACCCTCTTCCCAGCTATGACCACATAGGGATACCCCAGCTTTTTGGCATCTTTCAGCCTTTTGCCGATTGTCATCTGTGTCCTGTCATCCAGCACCACATCACCCGCGAGGTGTGGATGGGCCTCAACAAAGTCGTCATAGATGTGCTCCAGCAgcgcagctcccagctcctccttgcTGCCTTTCTTGGGGGGAATGAAGCACACCTGGTAGGGCGCGATGAGGCTCGGCCAACGGATGCTGTCCTCCGTTGACAGCACCTCTATGGACGCTGCCAGGATGCGAGTGACACCCAGCCCGTAACAACCCATTTCTGCCAGGTGGGGCTTGCTGTCGGGGGAGTAGTAGATGGCATTGTAGACAGCGGAGTACTTGGTACCCAGATAAAACGTGTGCCCCACTTCGATCCCTCTAGTCTGGGTGAGTTTTTCTCCACACGTGGGGCATGTAGTTTGCTCCCCGTTGAGCATCTCCACGTTGGCCGCAAAGTGTCCGTCGGGGCACAGCACCAGCCTGTCCTCGCCGATGTCTGCCGGCAGCTGGAACTCGTGGGACGTGGTGCCCCCGATGTTGCCCGTGGCCGCCCGCACCTGAACGCAGCGGAGCCCCAGGCGCTCGAAGAGGCCGCGGTAGGCGCCGCACACCAGCTCGTAGGTCTGCCGAGCCGCCTCCTCGGAGGCGTCAAAAGTGTACATGTCCTTCATGTAGAACTCCCGGCTGCGCAGCAAGCCGAAGCGGGGCTTGGGCTCATCCCGAAACTTCCTCGTCACCTGGTAGAGGCGCAGCGGCAGCTGCTTGTAGGACAGGTTGCTCTGAGCGGCCACCAGCTCCGTGACCGCCTCTTCGTGTGTAGGACCCAGGCAATAGTCCTTGCCGTGCCGGTCAGCCAGGCGGAACAGCTCCGGCCCCATATTCTCCCAGCGCCCGCTGGCACGCCACAGCTCTGCCGAGCTCAGGCTGGGCATGTTCACCTTCTGCCCGCCGACGGCCTCCATCTCCCCGTCG
Proteins encoded in this region:
- the PARS2 gene encoding probable proline--tRNA ligase, mitochondrial: MTEPPPGGHSRFRPPPPFCGLRPQPLPAPLPSGPAAAMSGGLRGWRAAAGPLLQASGAPHGARRRRRLLLSQLFQPLNLQGEGGEAGWEAGSRSHRLMVQGGLIHPGSTGCYCYLPPAVRAMEKLVRLIDGEMEAVGGQKVNMPSLSSAELWRASGRWENMGPELFRLADRHGKDYCLGPTHEEAVTELVAAQSNLSYKQLPLRLYQVTRKFRDEPKPRFGLLRSREFYMKDMYTFDASEEAARQTYELVCGAYRGLFERLGLRCVQVRAATGNIGGTTSHEFQLPADIGEDRLVLCPDGHFAANVEMLNGEQTTCPTCGEKLTQTRGIEVGHTFYLGTKYSAVYNAIYYSPDSKPHLAEMGCYGLGVTRILAASIEVLSTEDSIRWPSLIAPYQVCFIPPKKGSKEELGAALLEHIYDDFVEAHPHLAGDVVLDDRTQMTIGKRLKDAKKLGYPYVVIAGKRVCEDPPVFEVWDQNSGEVLYLTKEGVIELLSKVQVL